In Paracoccus aminophilus JCM 7686, a single window of DNA contains:
- a CDS encoding AzlC family ABC transporter permease, with translation MIQSMPFLLVVLPFAVLFGVVASNAGLDLAKIAGFSLLVLAGASQFTALQLIGDHASMVLIIVSALAVNLRLAMYSAALVPWLGATSPRQRALVAYLLIDQTYALSLREFEENPQLSLRQRLAYFCGTAALLCPLWVLATLVGATAGNAIPDSWALDFAVPITFLAMIAPMLRTPAHIAAALVSVLASLAFAFLPSGLGLLVAAPLAMATGAGVEILTERLRPQVEAPNV, from the coding sequence ATGATCCAATCCATGCCCTTCCTGCTGGTCGTGCTGCCCTTTGCCGTGCTGTTTGGCGTGGTCGCGAGCAACGCCGGGCTGGATCTCGCCAAGATCGCCGGTTTTTCGCTGCTGGTGCTGGCGGGCGCCTCGCAATTCACCGCGCTGCAGCTGATCGGCGATCATGCCTCGATGGTGCTGATCATCGTCTCGGCCTTGGCGGTCAATCTGCGGCTGGCGATGTATTCGGCGGCGCTGGTGCCCTGGCTTGGCGCAACCAGCCCGCGCCAGCGCGCCTTGGTGGCCTATCTGCTGATTGACCAGACCTATGCGCTGTCGCTGCGCGAATTCGAGGAAAACCCGCAACTGAGCCTGCGCCAAAGGCTCGCTTATTTCTGCGGCACGGCGGCGCTCTTGTGCCCGCTTTGGGTGTTGGCCACGCTGGTGGGCGCGACGGCGGGCAATGCGATTCCCGACAGTTGGGCGCTGGATTTCGCGGTGCCGATCACCTTTCTGGCGATGATCGCGCCAATGCTGCGCACACCCGCGCATATTGCGGCGGCGCTGGTCTCGGTGCTGGCTTCGCTGGCCTTTGCCTTCCTGCCCTCGGGGCTGGGGCTGCTGGTCGCGGCGCCTCTGGCCATGGCCACGGGCGCGGGCGTCGAGATCCTGACCGAGCGGCTGCGTCCGCAGGTGGAGGCGCCGAATGTCTGA
- a CDS encoding AzlD domain-containing protein, giving the protein MSDLQIWTVIIALGLGTYLIRWSFLGAIGHRPIPLWVERLLRYTAVGVLPAMIAPLVVWPAATAGAPDPARLTAAAVTLVVGVLSRNTLAAIVTGGATLFAMLAWIG; this is encoded by the coding sequence ATGTCTGACCTTCAGATCTGGACCGTCATCATCGCGCTGGGGCTCGGGACCTATCTGATCCGTTGGTCCTTTCTGGGCGCGATCGGCCACCGCCCGATCCCGCTTTGGGTCGAGCGGCTGTTGCGCTATACCGCCGTGGGCGTCTTGCCCGCGATGATCGCGCCGCTGGTCGTCTGGCCCGCCGCGACTGCAGGCGCGCCCGATCCGGCCCGGCTGACTGCGGCGGCGGTGACCTTGGTTGTCGGAGTGCTCAGCCGCAATACCCTGGCCGCGATCGTGACCGGGGGCGCGACGCTCTTTGCCATGCTGGCCTGGATTGGCTGA
- a CDS encoding aa3-type cytochrome c oxidase subunit IV yields the protein MASHQEITNHVHGEMDIRVHQKTFAGFIRLATWVCGISAAVLVFMALVNS from the coding sequence ATGGCATCGCATCAGGAAATCACCAACCACGTTCACGGCGAGATGGACATCCGCGTGCACCAGAAAACCTTTGCCGGTTTCATCCGTCTGGCAACCTGGGTCTGCGGCATTTCGGCCGCCGTTCTGGTGTTCATGGCGCTGGTCAATTCCTGA
- a CDS encoding MBL fold metallo-hydrolase, giving the protein MLRYPVTVPPAPGEAIELAEGVLWMRLPLPMKLDHVNVYAFAETDGWTVIDTGFDSRRARAQWEALLDGPLEGRPVQRVIATHHHADHIGLAGWFQAKGASLWTSRTAWLMARMQVLDVQEHPTPEAVAFWRRAGMDAETLQTRLDERPFNMADVCHPLPPGFHRLAEGDALEMGGRRWRVHIGNGHAPEHLTLWSEDDHLVIGGDQLLPSISPNLGVYPTEPLADTVGDWLESCARLKDFARDDQLVLPGHNIPFFGLPERLDQLIENHHSALRRITRALQEAPRSVAGCFDILYRRKIDAATYGLALVEAIGHINHLARAGKVWPVGTTEDGAVLWGA; this is encoded by the coding sequence ATGCTGCGCTATCCCGTGACGGTGCCGCCCGCCCCTGGCGAGGCGATCGAACTGGCCGAGGGCGTGCTTTGGATGCGCCTGCCGCTGCCGATGAAGCTCGACCATGTGAATGTCTATGCCTTCGCGGAAACCGATGGCTGGACGGTGATCGACACCGGCTTCGATTCGCGCCGCGCCCGCGCCCAATGGGAGGCGCTGCTGGACGGCCCGCTGGAGGGCCGCCCGGTCCAGCGCGTCATCGCCACCCATCACCACGCCGACCATATCGGCCTTGCCGGATGGTTTCAGGCGAAAGGCGCCTCGCTCTGGACCAGCCGCACCGCCTGGCTGATGGCGCGAATGCAGGTGCTCGACGTGCAAGAGCACCCGACCCCCGAGGCCGTCGCTTTCTGGCGCCGCGCGGGCATGGACGCCGAGACGCTGCAAACCCGGTTGGACGAGCGCCCCTTCAACATGGCCGATGTCTGCCATCCCCTGCCCCCCGGCTTTCACCGTCTGGCCGAGGGCGATGCGCTGGAGATGGGCGGGCGGCGCTGGCGCGTCCATATCGGCAATGGCCATGCGCCCGAGCATCTCACGCTCTGGTCCGAGGATGATCATCTGGTCATCGGCGGCGATCAGCTTTTGCCGTCGATCTCGCCCAATCTCGGCGTCTACCCGACCGAGCCTCTGGCCGATACGGTCGGCGACTGGCTGGAAAGCTGTGCCCGGCTGAAGGATTTTGCCCGCGACGACCAGCTGGTGCTGCCCGGCCATAACATCCCGTTCTTCGGCCTGCCCGAGCGGCTCGACCAGCTGATCGAGAACCACCATTCCGCGCTGCGCCGAATCACCCGGGCGCTGCAAGAGGCACCGCGCAGTGTCGCGGGCTGTTTCGATATCCTTTACCGGCGCAAGATCGACGCCGCGACCTATGGTCTGGCGCTGGTCGAGGCGATCGGGCACATCAACCACCTTGCCCGGGCCGGAAAGGTGTGGCCGGTGGGCACGACCGAAGACGGGGCCGTGCTCTGGGGGGCGTGA
- a CDS encoding acyl-CoA dehydrogenase: MPYQASAEQIRFILNEVVDFSKVAATERFAEATPDTVNAVLGEAGRIAAEIYAPVNRAGDLEPARLENGKLRSSPGYAEAFGALAEGGWIGLSSDPEYGGMGLPSTLNVAINEMLASGCLALQLNSLLTQGQIDALEHHASDALKALYLPKLNSGEWSGTMNLTEPQAGSDVGALTTRAERAEDGTYRITGQKIFITWGDSDFNANVCHLVLARLPDGGAGTRGISLFMVPKFLPDDSGNPGLANELRVVSLEHKMGIHGSPTCVMSFEGATGWLVGEEHKGMAAMFTMMNSARLNVGMQGVGIAEAALQKAAEYAAERNQMGAIIRHADVRRMLAIGRAETFAARAICLACAVALDLGRATGAEDWIARASFLTPIAKAHGTDVGCRVADLAVQVHGGMGFIEETGAAQYLRDVRITPIYEGTNGIQAMDLVGRKLMDDGAAAMALLDEILDTAKAAQSAQPELAHEVWQAAETLREATHLLLEQKMQDRFAGAVPFLAAFARVLGAHFHLRAAVAGGADHVTLARIYITRLLPQYLGDLAAAKAGPADLDALGDGAFSGHFA, from the coding sequence ATGCCTTACCAAGCCTCTGCCGAGCAGATCCGGTTCATTCTGAACGAGGTTGTGGATTTCTCGAAAGTCGCCGCGACCGAGCGGTTTGCCGAGGCCACGCCCGACACCGTCAACGCGGTTCTGGGCGAGGCCGGGCGCATCGCCGCCGAGATCTATGCCCCGGTCAATCGCGCGGGCGATCTGGAACCGGCGCGGCTGGAAAACGGCAAGCTGCGCTCGTCTCCGGGCTATGCGGAAGCCTTTGGCGCTTTGGCCGAGGGCGGCTGGATCGGGCTGTCCTCGGATCCCGAATATGGCGGCATGGGCCTGCCCTCGACGCTGAATGTCGCGATCAATGAAATGCTCGCCTCGGGCTGTCTGGCGCTGCAACTGAACTCGCTTTTGACGCAGGGCCAGATCGACGCGCTGGAGCATCACGCCAGCGACGCGCTCAAGGCGCTCTATCTGCCCAAGCTCAATTCGGGCGAATGGTCGGGGACAATGAACCTGACCGAGCCGCAGGCGGGTTCCGATGTCGGCGCGCTCACGACCCGGGCCGAGCGGGCCGAGGACGGCACCTACCGCATCACCGGCCAGAAGATTTTCATCACCTGGGGCGACAGCGATTTCAACGCCAACGTCTGCCATCTCGTGCTGGCGCGTCTGCCCGATGGCGGCGCGGGCACGCGCGGGATCAGTCTTTTCATGGTGCCGAAATTCCTGCCCGACGATAGCGGCAACCCCGGCCTCGCCAATGAGCTGCGCGTCGTCAGCCTCGAGCACAAGATGGGCATCCACGGAAGCCCGACCTGCGTGATGAGCTTTGAGGGTGCGACCGGCTGGCTCGTCGGCGAAGAGCATAAGGGCATGGCCGCGATGTTCACGATGATGAACTCGGCGCGGCTCAATGTCGGGATGCAGGGCGTGGGCATTGCCGAGGCCGCGCTGCAAAAGGCCGCCGAATATGCCGCCGAGCGCAATCAGATGGGCGCGATCATCCGCCATGCCGATGTCCGCCGGATGCTGGCGATTGGCCGCGCGGAAACCTTCGCCGCCCGGGCGATCTGTCTCGCCTGCGCGGTGGCGCTGGATCTTGGCCGCGCGACCGGGGCCGAGGATTGGATTGCGCGCGCCTCGTTCCTGACGCCCATTGCCAAGGCGCATGGCACCGATGTCGGCTGCCGCGTCGCCGATCTCGCGGTGCAGGTCCACGGCGGCATGGGCTTCATCGAGGAAACCGGCGCGGCGCAATATCTGCGCGATGTCCGCATCACCCCGATCTATGAAGGCACGAATGGCATTCAGGCGATGGATCTGGTCGGGCGCAAGCTGATGGATGACGGAGCCGCCGCCATGGCGCTCTTGGACGAGATCCTCGACACCGCAAAAGCCGCGCAATCCGCTCAGCCCGAGCTCGCCCATGAGGTTTGGCAGGCCGCCGAGACGCTGCGCGAGGCCACGCATCTGCTGCTCGAACAGAAGATGCAGGACCGTTTTGCCGGAGCCGTGCCCTTCCTTGCCGCCTTCGCCCGCGTGCTGGGCGCGCATTTCCACCTGCGCGCGGCGGTGGCGGGCGGGGCGGATCACGTCACATTGGCGCGGATCTATATCACCCGGCTCTTGCCGCAATATCTCGGCGATCTCGCCGCGGCGAAGGCCGGGCCTGCCGATCTCGATGCGCTTGGCGACGGCGCATTCTCGGGCCATTTCGCCTGA
- a CDS encoding L-threonylcarbamoyladenylate synthase: protein MQTLILPADAQGIATACEWLTLGQPVAIPTETVYGLAADARNGEAVARIYAAKGRPSFNPLIVHVPGLAEAERYVHLGDQARLLAEAFWPGPLTMILPLRDDSGIASITTAGLRTLGVRIPSHPAALAILRAFDGPLAAPSANPSGRISATSAAHVADEVTGLGGRIPAVVDAGACSVGVESTIIGWSEAGEPALLRPGGLPAEAIEAVLGCALLRPELNPEAPTSPGQLSSHYAPAVPVRLDAETALPGETYLAFGPGALTLSASRDLTEAAANLFDLLRRADELGRPIAVAPIPEEGLGVAINDRLRRAAAPRP from the coding sequence ATGCAAACCCTGATCCTTCCCGCCGATGCCCAGGGCATCGCTACAGCGTGTGAGTGGCTGACGCTAGGTCAGCCGGTCGCGATTCCGACTGAAACCGTATATGGTCTGGCCGCCGATGCCCGAAACGGCGAGGCGGTCGCGCGGATCTATGCGGCCAAGGGGCGGCCCTCGTTCAACCCGCTGATCGTGCATGTGCCCGGTCTGGCCGAGGCGGAGCGCTATGTCCATCTTGGCGATCAGGCGCGCCTGTTGGCCGAGGCTTTCTGGCCGGGGCCGCTGACGATGATCCTGCCCCTGCGCGACGATTCGGGCATTGCCTCGATCACGACGGCGGGGCTGAGGACTTTGGGCGTGCGCATTCCCTCGCATCCGGCGGCGCTGGCGATCCTGCGCGCCTTCGACGGGCCGCTGGCCGCGCCTTCGGCCAATCCCTCGGGGCGGATCAGCGCGACTTCGGCCGCCCATGTCGCCGATGAGGTGACCGGGCTTGGCGGGCGTATCCCGGCCGTCGTCGATGCGGGTGCCTGTTCGGTTGGGGTCGAATCGACCATCATCGGCTGGAGCGAGGCGGGCGAGCCCGCGCTCTTGCGTCCGGGCGGTCTGCCTGCCGAGGCGATCGAGGCGGTGCTGGGCTGCGCGCTGCTGCGCCCCGAGCTGAACCCCGAAGCGCCGACCTCTCCCGGGCAATTGTCCAGCCATTACGCCCCGGCGGTTCCGGTGCGCCTTGACGCGGAAACGGCTTTGCCGGGCGAGACCTATCTGGCCTTCGGGCCGGGGGCGCTGACCTTAAGCGCAAGCCGCGATCTGACCGAGGCGGCGGCTAACCTCTTTGATCTGCTGCGCCGCGCCGATGAGCTTGGTCGTCCGATTGCGGTCGCGCCGATTCCGGAAGAGGGGCTTGGTGTGGCGATCAACGACCGCCTGCGCCGCGCCGCCGCGCCGCGTCCCTGA
- a CDS encoding YqgE/AlgH family protein has translation MESESNLTGKLLIAMPSMQDPRFEHSVILICSHSDEGAMGLVVNRPLPDLDFSDLLNQLGIDTGMDTRPIPIGSGGPVEPGRGFVLHHVKQGGDDAEGTMRIGEDLAMTTTRDILEDFARGAGPQPAVLALGYAGWGPGQLDDEIRDNGWLTAERGDEIIFGADHSGKWVAALRRMGIDPLLLSPSAGHA, from the coding sequence ATGGAGTCCGAAAGCAATCTGACCGGCAAGCTGCTGATCGCCATGCCCAGTATGCAGGATCCCCGCTTCGAGCATAGCGTGATCCTGATCTGCTCGCATTCCGACGAGGGTGCGATGGGATTGGTGGTCAACCGCCCCTTGCCGGATCTGGATTTCAGTGACCTCCTGAACCAGCTTGGCATCGACACCGGCATGGACACCCGCCCGATTCCGATCGGCTCGGGCGGCCCGGTCGAGCCCGGACGCGGATTCGTGCTCCATCATGTCAAACAGGGCGGCGATGATGCCGAGGGCACGATGCGCATCGGCGAGGATCTCGCCATGACCACCACCCGCGACATTCTGGAAGATTTCGCCCGGGGCGCCGGCCCGCAGCCTGCGGTTCTTGCGCTTGGCTATGCCGGTTGGGGTCCGGGTCAGCTGGATGATGAAATCCGCGACAATGGCTGGCTCACCGCTGAACGCGGCGACGAGATCATCTTCGGGGCCGATCATTCCGGCAAATGGGTCGCGGCGCTGCGCCGGATGGGCATCGACCCGCTGTTGCTCTCGCCCTCGGCGGGCCATGCCTGA
- a CDS encoding protein-disulfide reductase DsbD domain-containing protein yields MKRFILALAAALISGSAQAQEAASAAPKLPPGLESAQLRPGWITPEGHRIVALDLRLLPGWKTYWRNPGDGGVPPVFDWQGSDNLGKVTLHWPRPEVIDSGGLRTLGFHDQLVLPIEIAPADPTKPIRVEAQVDLGICETICVPAHVDLTAAAPGDKDPIIQAALASVPDAAKEPAICKVTETKDGMRVAATVPLDARDDMAAAAMELADTPVWVSEPEVEVQDGKLTATADFIDDSGKPFALDPAQLRLTLISGEAAVEFSGCQTAG; encoded by the coding sequence ATGAAACGCTTTATCCTTGCTCTCGCCGCCGCTTTGATTTCCGGTTCCGCTCAGGCTCAGGAGGCCGCAAGCGCGGCCCCGAAACTGCCGCCCGGTCTTGAGTCGGCCCAGCTTCGGCCCGGTTGGATCACGCCCGAGGGCCACCGCATCGTCGCGCTTGATCTGCGGCTGTTGCCGGGGTGGAAGACCTATTGGCGCAACCCCGGCGACGGTGGCGTGCCGCCGGTCTTTGATTGGCAGGGCTCGGACAATCTGGGCAAGGTGACGCTGCATTGGCCCCGGCCCGAGGTGATCGATTCCGGCGGACTACGGACTTTGGGCTTTCACGATCAGCTGGTCTTGCCGATCGAGATCGCCCCGGCCGATCCGACCAAGCCGATCCGGGTCGAGGCGCAGGTGGATCTGGGGATTTGCGAAACCATTTGCGTGCCCGCCCATGTCGATCTGACCGCCGCTGCGCCGGGCGACAAGGACCCGATCATTCAGGCCGCGCTGGCCTCGGTTCCCGACGCGGCCAAGGAGCCGGCGATCTGCAAGGTGACCGAGACCAAGGACGGAATGCGCGTCGCCGCGACCGTGCCTCTGGACGCGCGCGACGACATGGCGGCTGCGGCGATGGAGTTGGCCGATACGCCGGTCTGGGTCTCTGAGCCCGAGGTTGAGGTGCAGGACGGCAAGCTGACGGCGACTGCGGATTTCATCGACGACAGCGGCAAACCCTTCGCGCTCGATCCGGCGCAATTGCGCCTGACGCTGATCTCGGGCGAGGCTGCGGTGGAGTTCAGCGGCTGCCAGACGGCGGGGTGA
- a CDS encoding uracil-DNA glycosylase, producing the protein MSDLSYHGFAIDAETALALLQWQSEMGADEPCLDAPINRYDEARAEATARAAEKAARAVASADPGTTPLAATPRPAGPDPVARAQTLAAGAQTLADLAAAQDSFDGLDLKKGARSFCFADGNAKARVMIIGEAPGEEEDIQGRPFVGRAGQLLDRMFAAIGLARDQVDAEKALYITNVLPWRPTGNRTPEPAEIAMMLPFLERHVELAAPDLIVLMGNTPCQAALGRAGILRLRGNWQTAFGRPALPMTHPAYLLRTPLAKREAWADLLSLKARLDG; encoded by the coding sequence ATGAGCGATTTGAGCTACCACGGATTCGCGATCGACGCGGAAACGGCCCTTGCGCTGCTGCAATGGCAGTCAGAGATGGGGGCGGACGAGCCATGTCTCGACGCGCCCATCAACCGCTACGACGAGGCCCGCGCCGAGGCCACGGCCCGCGCCGCCGAAAAGGCCGCCCGCGCGGTTGCGAGCGCAGATCCCGGCACGACCCCGCTTGCTGCCACGCCGCGTCCGGCCGGTCCCGATCCCGTCGCCCGCGCCCAAACGCTTGCGGCAGGCGCGCAAACGCTCGCCGATCTGGCGGCGGCGCAGGACAGTTTCGACGGGCTCGACCTCAAGAAAGGCGCGCGCAGTTTCTGCTTTGCCGATGGCAATGCGAAAGCGCGGGTGATGATCATCGGCGAGGCGCCGGGCGAGGAAGAGGACATTCAGGGCCGCCCCTTCGTCGGCCGCGCGGGCCAGCTTCTCGACCGGATGTTCGCGGCGATCGGGCTGGCGCGCGATCAAGTCGATGCGGAAAAGGCGCTCTACATCACCAATGTGCTGCCGTGGCGCCCGACCGGCAACCGCACGCCCGAGCCCGCTGAAATCGCGATGATGCTGCCGTTTCTCGAACGTCACGTCGAGCTCGCGGCACCCGATCTGATCGTGCTCATGGGCAACACGCCCTGTCAGGCGGCGCTTGGTCGGGCCGGGATCTTGCGGCTGCGCGGCAATTGGCAGACGGCCTTTGGTCGCCCAGCTTTGCCGATGACCCACCCCGCCTATCTGCTGCGCACGCCTCTGGCCAAACGCGAGGCTTGGGCGGATCTTCTGTCGCTCAAGGCGCGGCTCGACGGCTGA
- the leuB gene encoding 3-isopropylmalate dehydrogenase, with the protein MTTYSLLILPGDGIGPEVMAEVRKVIGWFEENKGLSFDISEDLVGGAAYDVHGIPLADATMQKAQEVDAVLLGAVGGPKYDNLDFSVKPERGLLRLRKEMDLFANLRPAQCFDALADFSSLKREVVAGLDILIVRELTSGVYFGQPRGISEDNTPGNEGGRVGVNTQRYTSGEIRRVARAAFELARKRGNRVCSMEKANVMESGILWREEVQWVHDNEYPDVELSHMYADNGAMQLVRNPRQFDVIVTDNLFGDILSDAAAMLTGSLGMLPSASLGAPMENGRPKAMYEPVHGSAPDIAGQGKANPIACILSFAMALRYSYNEGDNAALLEKAIEKVLADGVRTGDLMGAEGGVPVSTSGMGDAILAALTALK; encoded by the coding sequence ATGACCACCTATTCGCTCCTGATCCTGCCCGGCGACGGCATTGGTCCCGAAGTCATGGCCGAGGTGCGCAAGGTCATCGGCTGGTTTGAGGAGAACAAGGGCCTCAGCTTCGACATCAGCGAAGATCTGGTCGGCGGCGCCGCCTATGATGTGCATGGCATTCCGCTGGCCGATGCGACCATGCAGAAGGCGCAAGAGGTCGATGCCGTCCTGCTGGGCGCTGTCGGTGGCCCGAAATACGACAATCTCGATTTCAGCGTGAAGCCCGAGCGTGGCCTGCTGCGGCTGCGCAAGGAAATGGACCTGTTCGCGAACCTGCGCCCGGCGCAGTGTTTTGACGCTTTGGCCGATTTCAGCTCGCTCAAGCGCGAAGTCGTGGCCGGTCTTGATATCCTGATCGTGCGCGAGCTGACCTCGGGCGTCTATTTCGGTCAGCCGCGTGGCATTTCCGAAGACAACACCCCGGGCAATGAAGGCGGCCGCGTCGGCGTCAACACCCAGCGCTATACCTCGGGTGAAATCCGTCGCGTCGCCCGCGCCGCGTTCGAGCTGGCCCGCAAGCGCGGCAACCGCGTCTGCTCGATGGAAAAAGCCAACGTGATGGAATCCGGCATCCTCTGGCGCGAGGAAGTGCAATGGGTCCATGACAACGAATATCCCGATGTCGAGCTCTCGCATATGTATGCCGACAACGGCGCGATGCAGCTGGTGCGCAATCCGCGCCAGTTCGACGTGATCGTGACCGACAACCTCTTCGGCGACATCCTGTCGGATGCGGCGGCGATGCTGACCGGCTCGCTTGGGATGCTGCCCTCGGCCTCGCTTGGCGCGCCGATGGAGAATGGCCGTCCGAAAGCCATGTATGAGCCCGTCCACGGCTCGGCCCCGGATATTGCCGGTCAGGGCAAGGCCAACCCGATCGCCTGTATCCTCAGCTTCGCCATGGCGCTGCGCTATTCCTACAATGAAGGCGATAATGCCGCGCTGCTGGAAAAGGCCATCGAGAAAGTGCTGGCTGACGGCGTGCGCACCGGCGATCTCATGGGGGCAGAGGGCGGCGTGCCGGTCTCGACCTCGGGCATGGGCGATGCGATTCTCGCCGCACTGACTGCGCTGAAGTAA
- a CDS encoding DMT family transporter, with the protein MSARDNLRGALVALLSMGIYTTHDVIIKHLGAEYAALQILFFTSLLSFPLLSVVLLSDPTPGPLRPKKPLWVAVRACSTMGAMICGFYAFSHLPLAQVYALLFASPLLITLLTVPFLGETVGPHRLGAVVVGLAGVLVVLRPGQSALEFAHLAAFGGACCTAMGAIALRKLGRGERRVVLLLWPILGNLVLAGVSLAFTYRPMELPHLALAGVIAFLSLCAGFLMILAYQLGEATVVAPMQYSQIIWASVYGWLFFSETMDGMTLIGSALIIASGLYILMRERGAGARATAVGARLGPG; encoded by the coding sequence GTGTCAGCGAGGGACAACCTGCGCGGCGCGTTGGTGGCCCTGCTGAGCATGGGCATCTACACGACGCATGACGTGATCATCAAACATCTCGGGGCGGAATATGCCGCCCTGCAGATCCTTTTCTTCACCTCGCTGTTGTCCTTCCCGCTGCTGTCGGTCGTGCTGCTGAGCGATCCGACCCCCGGCCCGCTGCGCCCGAAGAAGCCGCTTTGGGTCGCGGTGCGCGCCTGTTCGACGATGGGCGCGATGATCTGCGGCTTTTATGCCTTCTCGCATCTGCCGCTGGCGCAGGTCTACGCACTGCTTTTCGCCTCTCCCTTGCTGATCACGCTGCTGACCGTCCCCTTTCTGGGAGAGACGGTCGGGCCGCATCGGCTGGGCGCGGTCGTGGTCGGGCTTGCGGGGGTGCTGGTGGTGCTGCGTCCCGGACAATCCGCGCTTGAGTTCGCCCATCTGGCGGCGTTCGGCGGGGCCTGCTGCACCGCCATGGGGGCGATTGCGCTGCGCAAGCTTGGGCGGGGAGAGCGGCGGGTGGTTCTGCTGCTGTGGCCGATTCTCGGCAATCTCGTGCTGGCTGGCGTGTCGCTGGCCTTTACCTATCGCCCGATGGAGCTGCCGCATCTGGCGCTGGCGGGGGTGATCGCGTTTCTGAGCCTTTGTGCCGGTTTCCTGATGATCCTGGCCTATCAGCTGGGCGAGGCCACCGTGGTCGCGCCGATGCAATATTCCCAGATCATCTGGGCCTCGGTCTATGGCTGGCTCTTTTTCAGCGAAACCATGGACGGCATGACGCTGATTGGCTCGGCGCTGATCATCGCCTCGGGGCTTTACATCCTGATGCGAGAGCGCGGCGCCGGTGCACGTGCGACCGCTGTCGGGGCAAGATTGGGCCCGGGCTGA
- a CDS encoding glycosyltransferase, which produces MKILNLNLHFFPDSIGGATVVAEKLAWGLVAAGHDVTNIYLSRAASRQEMTVEDTPFGRSVALNNIYPTGGNRFSSPLGSSMISEVAEMVQPDLIVVHAAQSLGVQDFLRDRKWLSRTKIVAHDFFWSCIQGFRTLPDGSRCTRSIGVANCRQCAWYPGLIDQVYRENWEILNHCREVIFPSEFLRKGYAEIFGREPDNVRVLSNPDSAELILPSDAPLPPAPGQAAHAAGKTVYGFVGGPGETKGWGLVRDFMALAEDPAAKTHVVLFDIGRTIGTPWYPRKSTEAVTIAAPYHWTYAAQALGQIDVMLMPSNVQESFGLAAREILALGGKTLIRRSGALAELEGYANVVVAEPGQDAATLASRLALLPGHDNKTWIPTTVEAYAAQIVGN; this is translated from the coding sequence GTGAAGATCCTGAACCTGAACCTGCATTTCTTCCCCGATTCCATCGGGGGGGCGACGGTGGTTGCCGAAAAGCTGGCCTGGGGGCTGGTCGCGGCCGGACATGATGTCACGAATATCTATCTCTCGCGCGCCGCCTCGCGGCAGGAGATGACGGTCGAGGACACGCCCTTCGGTCGTTCGGTCGCGCTCAACAACATCTACCCGACCGGGGGAAACCGCTTTTCGAGCCCCTTGGGCAGCTCGATGATTTCCGAAGTGGCCGAGATGGTGCAGCCCGATCTCATCGTCGTCCATGCCGCCCAGAGCCTTGGCGTGCAGGACTTCCTGCGCGACCGCAAATGGCTGTCGCGCACCAAGATCGTCGCGCATGACTTTTTCTGGTCCTGCATTCAGGGCTTTCGCACCCTGCCGGATGGCAGCCGCTGCACCCGCTCGATCGGCGTGGCGAATTGCCGTCAATGCGCCTGGTATCCGGGGTTGATCGATCAGGTCTACCGCGAGAACTGGGAGATCCTGAACCATTGCCGCGAAGTGATCTTCCCCTCAGAGTTCCTGCGTAAGGGCTATGCCGAGATCTTTGGCCGCGAGCCGGACAACGTCCGCGTGCTCTCGAACCCCGACAGCGCCGAGCTGATCCTGCCGTCAGACGCGCCTTTGCCGCCCGCTCCGGGGCAGGCGGCCCATGCGGCGGGCAAGACGGTCTATGGCTTTGTCGGCGGCCCGGGCGAGACCAAAGGCTGGGGCCTCGTGCGCGATTTCATGGCCTTGGCCGAGGACCCGGCGGCGAAGACGCATGTGGTTTTGTTCGACATTGGCCGCACCATCGGCACGCCTTGGTATCCGCGCAAATCGACCGAGGCCGTCACCATCGCCGCACCCTATCATTGGACCTATGCCGCGCAGGCGCTGGGGCAGATTGATGTCATGCTCATGCCCAGCAATGTGCAGGAAAGCTTCGGCCTCGCCGCGCGTGAAATCCTGGCACTTGGCGGCAAGACCCTGATCCGCCGCTCGGGCGCGCTGGCCGAGCTGGAAGGCTATGCCAATGTCGTTGTGGCCGAACCGGGACAGGATGCCGCAACCTTGGCCAGCCGGTTGGCCTTACTGCCCGGGCACGATAATAAAACTTGGATACCCACTACGGTCGAGGCCTATGCCGCGCAAATCGTCGGCAACTGA